A portion of the Anoxybacillus gonensis genome contains these proteins:
- a CDS encoding twin-arginine translocase TatA/TatE family subunit, translating to MLSNIGVPGLILILVIALVIFGPKKLPEIGRAFGETLREFKKSTKGLRDEVLEELDEKKEARKS from the coding sequence ATGCTTTCAAATATCGGAGTACCTGGCTTAATTTTAATTCTTGTCATCGCTCTTGTCATTTTCGGACCGAAAAAATTACCTGAAATCGGACGGGCTTTTGGTGAAACATTGCGTGAGTTTAAAAAGTCAACAAAAGGATTGCGTGATGAAGTATTAGAGGAGCTTGATGAAAAGAAAGAAGCGCGTAAATCATAA
- the tatC gene encoding twin-arginine translocase subunit TatC: MTLVEHLEELRKRVFIVVGALILFFIVGFIFVQDLYRWLIADLDVKLTILGPTDILWVYVMLAGVFAITMTIPVFVWQVWMFVKPALTPRERKVTLSYIPATFLLFVLGLCFGYFVVLPMVFHFLMSLGEDLFATMFTTEKYFRFILNMTIPFAILFELPIIVMFLTSIGIINPYALQKVRKYAYFVLVIIAVTITPPDFISDFLVTIPLLLLYEVSISISKFVYKRKEKQLEQEASSE; this comes from the coding sequence ATGACGCTAGTCGAGCATTTAGAAGAATTACGCAAACGCGTGTTTATTGTTGTTGGAGCACTTATTTTATTTTTTATTGTAGGATTCATTTTTGTCCAAGATTTATATCGTTGGTTAATCGCTGATTTGGATGTGAAGCTAACGATTTTAGGTCCGACCGATATTTTATGGGTATATGTGATGTTAGCTGGCGTGTTTGCCATTACAATGACGATTCCTGTATTCGTTTGGCAAGTATGGATGTTCGTGAAACCTGCTCTTACACCACGAGAGCGAAAAGTAACGCTGTCATATATTCCAGCGACATTTTTGCTATTTGTACTCGGTTTATGTTTTGGTTACTTTGTTGTATTGCCTATGGTGTTTCATTTTTTAATGAGCCTCGGTGAAGATTTGTTCGCAACGATGTTTACAACAGAAAAGTATTTTCGTTTTATTTTGAACATGACGATTCCATTTGCGATCTTGTTTGAATTGCCAATTATCGTTATGTTTTTAACAAGTATTGGAATCATTAATCCGTATGCGTTGCAAAAAGTGAGAAAATACGCGTATTTTGTATTAGTAATTATCGCGGTCACGATTACACCGCCAGATTTTATTTCCGACTTTTTAGTAACGATTCCATTGCTTTTGTTATATGAAGTAAGTATATCAATCTCAAAATTTGTGTATAAACGAAAAGAAAAACAGTTGGAGCAAGAAGCGTCTTCCGAATAG
- a CDS encoding hydrogenase small subunit: protein MKRKTILEEVLDRGFTRRDFLKMCTALAATMGLDFSQTDQVVAAMEKNQRVPVIWLQFQDCTGCSESFIRSTHPKVESVLLNMISLEYSEALSAASGHQIEAALEHVLEHYPGEYILAVEGSLPTDDAFLTVGGVSAKETFLRAAKGAKAIIAYGSCSSWGGIPAAYPNPTKAKPITHFVKDKPVILVPGCPPIAEVMTGVIAHIITFGKLPELDHLGRPKAFYRHRIHDKCNRRAYFDAGLFAESFDDEGARQGYCLYKVGCKGPTTYNSCAEMRWNGGVSYPIQSGNPCIGCSEKGFWDNGPFFVRRAKIPASQTTINPETVGAIAVGVTAAGVAAHAAVTAMKKKDEHHD from the coding sequence GTGAAAAGAAAAACAATTTTAGAAGAAGTGCTTGATCGCGGTTTCACAAGACGCGATTTTTTAAAGATGTGTACAGCACTTGCTGCGACAATGGGACTTGATTTTTCACAAACCGATCAAGTTGTTGCAGCGATGGAAAAGAACCAACGCGTTCCCGTTATTTGGTTACAGTTTCAAGACTGTACAGGTTGCTCTGAATCATTTATTCGTTCTACGCATCCGAAAGTGGAAAGTGTGCTGTTAAACATGATTTCTCTCGAGTATTCAGAAGCGCTTTCCGCTGCTTCAGGTCATCAAATTGAAGCTGCCCTCGAACATGTGCTTGAACATTATCCGGGAGAATACATACTTGCAGTAGAAGGAAGCTTGCCGACAGATGATGCATTTTTAACCGTTGGGGGCGTATCGGCAAAAGAAACGTTTCTTCGCGCAGCTAAAGGAGCAAAAGCGATTATTGCATACGGAAGCTGTTCATCGTGGGGAGGGATTCCTGCTGCATATCCAAATCCAACAAAAGCCAAACCGATTACGCATTTTGTGAAAGATAAACCTGTCATATTAGTGCCAGGATGTCCACCAATTGCAGAAGTCATGACGGGTGTCATTGCGCATATTATTACGTTCGGGAAACTTCCAGAGCTTGATCATCTTGGCAGACCGAAAGCATTTTATCGTCATCGTATTCATGATAAATGTAATCGTCGCGCATATTTTGATGCGGGATTATTTGCGGAATCGTTTGACGATGAAGGAGCAAGACAAGGATATTGCTTATATAAAGTAGGCTGTAAGGGGCCAACAACATATAACTCTTGTGCAGAAATGCGCTGGAACGGTGGGGTTAGCTATCCAATTCAATCCGGAAATCCATGTATCGGTTGTTCTGAAAAAGGCTTTTGGGATAACGGTCCTTTCTTCGTTCGTCGCGCTAAAATTCCTGCATCTCAAACGACGATTAATCCAGAAACTGTTGGAGCGATTGCGGTTGGTGTGACCGCTGCAGGTGTTGCTGCCCATGCAGCAGTAACGGCAATGAAGAAAAAAGATGAACATCATGATTGA
- a CDS encoding nickel-dependent hydrogenase large subunit, producing MTERIVVDPVTRIEGHLRIEVDVDDSGVIQEAFSSGTAVRGIELIVRDRDPRDVWAYVQRICGVCTTTHALASIRSVEDALDIKIPRNAHLIRDIMNAAVFLHDHVVHFYHLHAFDWVDVLSALKADPNETSRIAQSLSSWPKSSPGYFKDIQMKVQKVVDSGQLGIFANGYWGHKAYKLPPEVNLLAVAHYLEALDWQKEIVKIHTIFGGKNPHPHYVVGGMATPIDVNSDNAIHAERLMHVSQIIDQAVEFVNNVYIPDLLAIGSFYKDWTYGGGLNNYLCYGDFSTGDIRDVHLYRFPRGVILNGNLNEVLDVDPKDPEQVKEFIDHSWYTYDGKEGGVGKHPWEGETSLRYTGPKPPFKTLNTDEKYSWLKSPRWKEHPMETGPLARMLVGYALKKDEFVGLIDDTLKKLNWPLEAMRSALGRTVARGLESILVAKWMRDDMDALLANIRNGNQITFDRTKWEPSTWPKKAKGVGWMEAPRGALGHWIEIEDGKTKNYQAVVPTTWNASPRDHKGQIGAYEASLKGTPLLDKEKPLEILRIVHSFDPCLACAVHLTDLESKQTTHIRIG from the coding sequence ATGACAGAACGTATTGTTGTCGATCCAGTAACGCGAATTGAAGGGCATTTACGCATTGAAGTAGATGTTGATGACAGCGGTGTGATTCAAGAAGCATTTAGTTCGGGTACAGCGGTTCGTGGCATTGAGTTAATTGTCCGAGATCGCGATCCACGCGATGTTTGGGCATATGTGCAACGCATTTGTGGTGTTTGTACAACAACACACGCTTTAGCTTCTATCCGTTCCGTTGAAGATGCGCTTGATATTAAAATTCCAAGAAATGCACATTTGATTCGTGACATTATGAACGCGGCTGTTTTTTTACATGACCATGTCGTTCACTTTTATCATTTACATGCATTTGATTGGGTTGATGTATTAAGTGCGCTTAAAGCAGATCCAAACGAAACAAGCCGTATTGCTCAATCACTTTCTAGTTGGCCAAAATCGTCCCCAGGTTATTTTAAAGACATTCAAATGAAAGTACAAAAAGTTGTGGATAGTGGACAACTCGGCATTTTTGCAAACGGCTATTGGGGGCATAAAGCATATAAGTTACCACCTGAAGTGAATTTGCTTGCTGTTGCTCATTATTTAGAAGCGCTCGATTGGCAAAAAGAAATTGTGAAAATTCATACGATTTTTGGCGGAAAAAACCCGCATCCTCACTATGTTGTCGGTGGAATGGCTACGCCAATTGATGTGAATAGCGATAATGCTATTCATGCCGAACGTTTAATGCACGTTTCGCAAATTATTGATCAGGCAGTAGAGTTTGTAAACAATGTTTACATTCCAGACTTATTGGCGATTGGCTCATTTTATAAAGATTGGACATATGGTGGCGGTTTAAACAACTATTTATGTTATGGAGATTTTTCAACAGGGGATATTCGAGACGTTCACTTATATCGTTTCCCGCGTGGTGTCATTTTAAATGGAAATCTTAATGAAGTGCTCGATGTCGATCCGAAAGATCCAGAACAAGTAAAAGAGTTTATCGATCACTCATGGTATACGTATGACGGAAAAGAAGGTGGCGTTGGTAAGCATCCGTGGGAGGGTGAAACATCGCTTCGTTATACAGGACCAAAGCCACCGTTTAAAACATTAAATACAGATGAAAAATATAGCTGGTTAAAATCTCCGAGATGGAAAGAACATCCGATGGAGACGGGGCCACTTGCACGCATGCTCGTTGGCTATGCTTTAAAGAAAGATGAGTTTGTCGGATTAATAGATGACACGTTAAAAAAATTGAATTGGCCGCTTGAAGCGATGCGTTCAGCACTTGGTCGTACAGTAGCGCGCGGACTTGAATCCATTCTTGTTGCAAAATGGATGCGTGACGATATGGACGCATTATTGGCGAATATTCGCAATGGAAATCAAATTACATTTGACCGAACAAAATGGGAGCCAAGTACGTGGCCGAAAAAAGCAAAAGGAGTCGGATGGATGGAAGCGCCACGTGGGGCGCTAGGTCATTGGATTGAAATTGAAGATGGAAAAACGAAAAACTATCAAGCGGTTGTTCCGACGACGTGGAATGCTTCACCGCGTGACCATAAAGGACAAATTGGTGCGTATGAAGCATCTTTAAAAGGAACGCCATTGCTTGATAAAGAAAAGCCGTTAGAGATTTTGCGCATCGTCCATTCGTTCGATCCATGCTTAGCATGTGCGGTTCATTTAACAGATCTTGAATCGAAACAAACGACTCATATTCGTATTGGGTAG
- the cybH gene encoding Ni/Fe-hydrogenase, b-type cytochrome subunit has product MSIPTNPKIEQKRTEVIWKRSRKAKHIELNDHMVKVYVWELPVRIFHWINAFSILVLMITGVFIGRPFVSASIQEEAYYSFLMGWARYIHFFAAFLFTINLAVRWYWVYKGNEHATSNPFRLSFWKEAFETIKYYLFMKNNKKHYIGHNPLAQLSYWIFIGLGSIIMMLTGYYLLFEPQPESIYGKMFMWVAHLFGGDSYSVRSWHHLVAWGFIIFTVVHVYMAFREDYLQRNGTMSSIFTGYKLERKKEALGEQDEK; this is encoded by the coding sequence ATGTCGATCCCGACAAATCCAAAAATTGAACAAAAACGGACGGAAGTCATTTGGAAGCGGTCGCGAAAAGCAAAACATATTGAATTAAACGATCACATGGTGAAAGTGTACGTATGGGAGTTGCCTGTTCGTATTTTTCACTGGATTAATGCTTTTTCTATTCTAGTGTTAATGATTACGGGCGTGTTTATTGGCCGCCCGTTTGTGTCCGCATCTATTCAAGAAGAGGCATATTATTCCTTTTTGATGGGTTGGGCGCGCTACATTCACTTTTTTGCTGCTTTTCTTTTTACTATTAATTTAGCTGTTCGTTGGTATTGGGTGTACAAAGGAAATGAGCATGCAACATCGAATCCGTTTCGCCTTTCTTTTTGGAAGGAAGCGTTTGAAACAATAAAATATTACTTATTTATGAAAAACAATAAAAAACATTATATTGGACATAATCCGCTCGCTCAATTAAGTTATTGGATTTTTATTGGTCTTGGTTCGATCATCATGATGCTTACAGGTTACTATTTATTATTTGAACCACAACCAGAATCAATTTATGGAAAAATGTTTATGTGGGTTGCTCATTTATTTGGTGGCGATAGCTATTCTGTTCGTTCGTGGCATCATCTTGTAGCATGGGGGTTTATCATTTTTACTGTTGTACACGTATATATGGCATTTCGTGAAGACTATTTACAACGAAATGGAACGATGTCATCTATTTTTACTGGCTATAAACTCGAACGAAAAAAAGAAGCATTAGGTGAACAGGATGAAAAATAA
- a CDS encoding HyaD/HybD family hydrogenase maturation endopeptidase — protein MKNKKITVLGIGNLLYSDEGVGIHILPLLEEKLAKYDEVEVIEGSTDGMRLLGTIEETEYLVIIDAVNAGKEAGTIVTLIDDEIPSYFGIKMSIHQLGFQEVLSAAKIRQTCPKQMVLFGVQPASLSLGLELSPIVQAQLPHVVERVVHQVEKWCCTP, from the coding sequence ATGAAAAATAAAAAAATAACGGTTCTCGGAATTGGAAATTTACTATATTCCGATGAAGGAGTAGGCATTCATATTTTGCCTTTATTAGAAGAAAAATTGGCGAAATATGACGAGGTAGAAGTGATTGAAGGTTCAACGGATGGGATGCGTTTACTTGGGACAATTGAAGAAACGGAGTATTTGGTAATTATCGATGCTGTCAATGCAGGAAAAGAAGCAGGAACAATCGTTACGTTAATCGATGATGAAATTCCATCATATTTTGGAATTAAAATGTCTATTCATCAACTCGGTTTTCAGGAAGTGTTGTCAGCTGCAAAAATACGTCAAACATGTCCGAAGCAAATGGTTTTATTTGGAGTTCAACCTGCATCTTTATCTCTCGGATTAGAGTTATCACCAATTGTCCAAGCGCAGCTTCCACACGTTGTTGAGCGAGTTGTTCACCAAGTGGAGAAGTGGTGTTGTACGCCATGA
- a CDS encoding hydrogenase maturation nickel metallochaperone HypA — MHEMALMGEIVQLIEQDAQLKQVKYVKKVELLVGTLSNVLPDALQFAFDVYKMQTNNCLTTDAELIIHIEKAKAVCAICGSQYEPVTKIAQCPACLLPSGNIVAGETFRILAYEGSSTDENYIGS, encoded by the coding sequence ATGCATGAAATGGCATTAATGGGGGAAATCGTTCAGTTAATTGAGCAAGATGCTCAATTAAAACAGGTGAAATATGTAAAAAAGGTAGAATTGCTTGTTGGGACGTTGAGCAATGTACTTCCAGACGCATTACAATTTGCATTCGATGTGTATAAAATGCAAACAAATAACTGTTTAACAACAGATGCTGAATTGATCATTCATATAGAGAAAGCAAAAGCCGTTTGCGCCATTTGTGGAAGCCAATATGAACCTGTGACAAAAATTGCTCAATGTCCGGCATGTTTACTTCCGAGCGGAAACATTGTAGCCGGAGAAACATTTCGTATATTGGCATATGAAGGGAGTTCGACGGATGAAAATTACATTGGAAGTTGA
- the hypB gene encoding hydrogenase nickel incorporation protein HypB: MKITLEVDVLTNNNRAASFNRQLFEETNTLVINIMSSPGAGKTTILEKTIEALANEFRIGVIEGDLATEKDADRIRALGAQAVQINTHGGCHLDARMIAAVLPQFDFQQLDILFIENVGNLVCPSGYDLGQQHKVAVLSVPEGNDKIPKYPTMFMRTDLVLLNKIDLLPYLDFDVEQAKEDLSCIHPQSKLLPLSAKTGEGMDEWLHWIREGVARCKKQSISQ; encoded by the coding sequence ATGAAAATTACATTGGAAGTTGATGTGTTAACAAACAATAACCGTGCAGCTTCGTTTAACCGGCAATTGTTTGAGGAAACGAATACGCTTGTTATTAATATAATGAGTTCACCAGGCGCAGGGAAGACAACCATTTTAGAAAAGACGATTGAGGCGTTAGCAAATGAGTTTCGTATTGGTGTCATTGAAGGGGATTTAGCAACAGAAAAAGATGCAGATCGCATTCGTGCCCTTGGTGCGCAAGCCGTACAAATTAACACGCATGGAGGATGCCATTTAGATGCCCGCATGATTGCGGCTGTTTTACCACAATTTGATTTTCAACAGCTTGATATTTTGTTTATTGAAAATGTAGGAAATCTTGTTTGTCCATCTGGTTATGATTTAGGACAGCAGCATAAAGTAGCTGTGTTAAGCGTACCAGAAGGAAATGACAAAATCCCAAAATATCCAACGATGTTTATGAGAACAGATCTTGTTTTACTAAATAAAATAGATTTACTGCCGTATCTTGATTTTGATGTCGAACAAGCGAAAGAAGATTTATCGTGTATTCATCCACAGTCTAAGTTGTTGCCGTTATCAGCAAAAACAGGTGAAGGCATGGATGAATGGTTACATTGGATTCGAGAAGGGGTTGCCCGATGCAAAAAGCAGTCAATATCACAGTGA
- the hypF gene encoding carbamoyltransferase HypF, whose protein sequence is MQKAVNITVKGRVQGVGFRPFIFALAQRYQVKGTVQNNMDGVFIHIEGDAYAVDQFIHSLPMEAPRLSRIDEIIVTLAQWQAFEHFSIIPSERTGSSSLVIPIDTAVCEDCLREMYDPDDRRYRYPFINCTQCGPRYTIIEQLPYDRPFTSMRSFQMCERCAKEYEDPMNRRHHAQPIACPTCGPSVALLKRDGQTVQGDAIQQAKQYIRAGAIVAVKGLGGYHLACDATNEQAVQQLRMRKRRPHRPLAIMAASLDIVEQLCHVTAEEKQLFISPEAPIVVVKKRKNTMIAPSVAPGLQTVGVMLPYTPLHHLLLDDRLPVVVMTSANRSGVPMIYEDDQALRDLQGIADYFLVHNRPIVHPIDDSVVQVENGKIHFIRRARGFVPDPLETKYDVHEIVALGGQQKNVFAFGRHHQIFLGPHIGDLEHVEVVEHFQREYEHLRTWMGVTPKTIAVDLHPNYETWNIAKQWNADIVAVQHHHAHMVSCMEENHIHSSCFGLILDGTGYGEDGHIWGFELLYGNASQYKRLGHLTYTPLPGGERCIKEPWRTAVGMLGHYFGEQGYALAEKRFTERAQEIRVLKQMIEKGLHSPLAGTCGRLFDAVSAFLYVCTHSTYDGEAAVRLSEFIDDTKIYKTYPFQIKKQDEWEIDLAEMWQAIWEDVEAHEQVNIIAGRFHETVVQASVELVRLALQQYPTYERNIVLSGGSMHNRYIVKRLRQELSKLGLCVYTHQKVPCNDGGLALGQLIIAAHRRDRVCV, encoded by the coding sequence ATGCAAAAAGCAGTCAATATCACAGTGAAAGGACGAGTGCAAGGAGTTGGCTTCCGTCCTTTTATTTTCGCACTTGCTCAGCGATATCAAGTAAAAGGAACAGTCCAAAACAACATGGACGGGGTTTTTATTCATATAGAAGGCGATGCATATGCAGTCGATCAGTTTATTCACTCTTTACCGATGGAAGCACCGCGGCTATCTCGTATTGATGAGATCATTGTCACTTTAGCACAATGGCAAGCGTTTGAACATTTTTCTATCATTCCGAGCGAACGAACGGGAAGTTCTTCGCTCGTGATTCCAATTGATACTGCTGTTTGTGAAGATTGTTTACGAGAAATGTATGATCCAGATGATCGTCGGTATCGCTATCCGTTTATTAATTGTACACAATGTGGCCCACGTTATACGATTATTGAACAGTTGCCGTACGATCGTCCGTTTACATCGATGCGTTCGTTCCAAATGTGTGAGCGATGTGCAAAAGAGTACGAAGATCCTATGAACCGCCGTCATCACGCTCAGCCTATTGCTTGTCCAACATGCGGTCCATCTGTTGCATTATTGAAGCGAGATGGACAAACGGTGCAAGGTGATGCCATTCAACAAGCGAAGCAATATATTCGTGCTGGGGCGATTGTTGCGGTGAAAGGATTAGGTGGGTATCACTTAGCTTGTGATGCCACAAATGAACAGGCTGTTCAACAATTACGAATGCGAAAACGACGGCCCCATCGTCCGCTAGCGATCATGGCGGCTTCCCTTGATATTGTAGAACAATTATGTCATGTCACTGCGGAAGAAAAACAGTTGTTCATTTCGCCGGAAGCTCCCATCGTTGTTGTTAAAAAAAGAAAAAACACAATGATTGCTCCATCGGTTGCTCCGGGGTTACAAACAGTTGGAGTGATGTTACCGTACACGCCACTTCACCATTTATTGCTTGATGATCGATTGCCTGTTGTCGTGATGACAAGTGCGAATCGTTCAGGGGTGCCAATGATATACGAAGACGACCAAGCTTTACGTGATTTACAAGGCATTGCCGATTATTTTCTTGTACATAATCGTCCGATTGTTCACCCTATTGATGATTCTGTTGTTCAAGTAGAAAATGGAAAGATTCATTTTATTCGGCGAGCGCGTGGTTTTGTTCCGGATCCGTTGGAGACGAAGTATGACGTTCATGAAATTGTTGCACTTGGTGGTCAACAAAAAAATGTATTTGCATTTGGAAGACATCATCAAATTTTTTTAGGGCCCCATATCGGTGACTTAGAGCATGTAGAAGTCGTGGAACATTTCCAAAGGGAATACGAACATTTACGCACATGGATGGGAGTGACCCCAAAAACAATTGCTGTTGATTTGCATCCAAATTATGAAACGTGGAATATCGCAAAACAATGGAATGCTGACATTGTAGCTGTCCAACATCATCATGCACACATGGTTTCGTGCATGGAGGAAAATCATATACACTCTTCTTGTTTTGGCCTTATTTTAGATGGAACAGGATACGGGGAGGACGGACATATATGGGGGTTTGAGCTACTGTACGGAAATGCTTCGCAATATAAGCGGCTCGGTCATTTAACGTATACTCCACTTCCAGGGGGAGAGCGTTGTATAAAAGAACCGTGGCGTACAGCGGTCGGCATGCTTGGGCATTATTTCGGCGAGCAAGGATATGCTCTAGCAGAGAAGCGATTTACCGAACGAGCACAAGAGATACGCGTATTAAAACAAATGATTGAAAAAGGGTTACACTCGCCTTTGGCAGGTACGTGTGGGAGACTATTTGATGCCGTTAGTGCTTTTTTGTACGTTTGTACACATAGTACGTACGATGGGGAGGCGGCTGTTCGACTTTCTGAATTCATTGATGATACAAAAATATATAAAACTTATCCATTTCAAATAAAAAAACAGGATGAATGGGAAATTGATTTGGCAGAGATGTGGCAAGCGATATGGGAAGATGTTGAAGCTCATGAACAAGTGAATATCATTGCTGGTCGCTTCCATGAAACAGTTGTTCAAGCGTCTGTTGAATTAGTTCGTTTAGCTTTACAACAATATCCAACATACGAACGAAACATTGTATTATCAGGGGGAAGTATGCATAATCGTTATATCGTTAAACGTCTTCGTCAAGAACTCAGTAAGCTTGGATTATGTGTTTACACCCATCAAAAAGTACCATGTAATGATGGAGGACTAGCTCTTGGACAGTTAATCATCGCAGCGCATAGGAGGGATCGTGTATGTGTGTAG
- a CDS encoding HypC/HybG/HupF family hydrogenase formation chaperone: protein MCVGVPAKVLHIDGFSARVDVMGSQMDVGIIFVPEVKIGDYVIVHAGQAMSIIDEQYAKESLEEWRKLVDARRDG from the coding sequence ATGTGTGTAGGAGTACCGGCGAAAGTGTTACATATTGACGGTTTTTCCGCAAGAGTAGATGTCATGGGATCACAAATGGATGTTGGAATTATTTTTGTTCCTGAAGTCAAAATAGGTGACTATGTCATTGTGCATGCTGGACAGGCGATGTCAATTATTGATGAACAGTATGCAAAAGAGAGTTTGGAAGAATGGAGGAAGTTAGTCGATGCTAGACGTGATGGATAG
- the hypD gene encoding hydrogenase formation protein HypD: MLDVMDSPTRSTLSQTLLQEVQMLANQFQQTFGRMPSFMEVCGSHTMALARTGVKKALEGYVRLISGPGCPVCVTDQVTIDAMISLTDGSDRIICTFGDMMRVPGSYGTLMQAKTEGKDVRVVYSPVDAVRIAEQHPHQEVIFLGIGFETTIPILAAAIKEAEEKQVHNFSMWMSTKLVEPILRQLLHEREVSLDGFLLPGHVSMVMGRAHFEFLATEYNMPAVISGFEALHMLSAIRHLLMLALKQHAIVLNDYKSVVTEQGSVQAKYWMNHYFTLCDEAWRGIGVISQSGMDFKKEYDRFNAKVKFSVLTREPRRTKCRCGEVIRGLIDPPQCALFGKACTPLQPIGPCMVSSEGSCAAYYQYMREE; the protein is encoded by the coding sequence ATGCTAGACGTGATGGATAGCCCAACTCGTTCAACGCTCAGTCAAACGTTGTTACAAGAAGTACAGATGTTGGCAAACCAGTTTCAACAAACGTTTGGACGAATGCCTTCGTTTATGGAAGTGTGCGGCTCACATACGATGGCACTTGCTCGTACGGGAGTTAAAAAAGCGCTCGAAGGATACGTTCGTCTCATTTCTGGTCCCGGTTGTCCTGTTTGCGTTACTGATCAAGTAACGATTGATGCAATGATTTCTCTGACAGATGGTTCGGACCGAATCATTTGTACATTTGGCGACATGATGCGGGTGCCTGGATCTTATGGAACGTTGATGCAAGCGAAGACAGAAGGAAAAGATGTGCGTGTCGTCTATTCTCCGGTTGATGCGGTTCGTATTGCTGAACAGCATCCGCATCAAGAAGTTATTTTTTTAGGGATAGGGTTTGAGACAACCATCCCGATTTTAGCTGCAGCAATAAAAGAAGCAGAAGAAAAGCAAGTGCACAATTTTTCCATGTGGATGTCGACAAAGCTAGTGGAGCCAATTTTGCGGCAATTGCTTCACGAGAGAGAAGTGTCACTAGACGGTTTTTTACTACCTGGGCACGTATCCATGGTGATGGGGAGGGCTCATTTTGAATTTTTAGCAACGGAATACAATATGCCTGCAGTAATTAGTGGATTTGAAGCATTACATATGTTAAGTGCAATTCGTCATTTATTAATGTTAGCACTCAAACAGCATGCTATTGTATTAAACGATTATAAAAGTGTAGTGACTGAACAAGGAAGTGTACAAGCGAAATATTGGATGAACCATTATTTTACATTATGTGACGAGGCATGGCGTGGCATCGGTGTGATTTCTCAAAGCGGAATGGATTTTAAGAAAGAGTATGATCGATTTAACGCGAAAGTGAAGTTTTCCGTTTTAACGCGTGAACCACGTCGAACAAAGTGTCGTTGTGGAGAAGTCATTCGAGGACTTATTGATCCACCGCAATGTGCATTGTTTGGAAAAGCATGTACACCGCTTCAGCCGATTGGACCTTGTATGGTGTCATCAGAAGGTAGTTGTGCCGCGTATTATCAATATATGAGGGAGGAGTAA